ATCGACGCCTTCGATTCTCATCGTACCCGTACCGGCACCTCTTACTTTGGCACCCATTTTATTAAGGAAGTTCGCAAGATCTACAATTTCAGGCTCTTTGGCCACATTTTCCAGAACGGTAATACCCTCAGCAAGTGTTGCAGCCATCATGATATTCTCAGTGGCGCCCACACTCGGGAAGTCTAGATACACACGTGCACCTTTAAGCCTTCCTTCTACCTCGGCATCAATGAAGCCATTGCCGACCTTTACTTTTGCTCCCATCGCTTCAAAGCCCTTCAAATGCTGATCGATAGGACGTGAGCCTATTGCACAGCCACCCGGAAGAGCAACGCGGGCCCGGCCATTCCTTGCTAATAAGGAGCCCATCACTAATACGGAAGCTCTCATTTTACGTACATATTCAAATGGTGCTTCTTCTAATAACTCTCTTGATGCATCTACAGTTACTTGATTGTCATGAAAGGCAACATCTGCATTTAAGTTGCGCAATACTTCATTGATTGTATATACATCGGAGAGCGTAGGAACATCTTTAATGATACTTTTCCCATCACTTGCTAATAATGTTGCAGCGATAACTGGCAAAACGGCGTTTTTAGCACCTTCTACTTTAACTGTCCCGCTAAGCCTTTTTCCGCCGCGGACGATGATTTTTTCCAAAAGTATTCCCCTCCGCGTCCATTTTCTCTATATTAATATTCAAACGTTATGATTGGTGTGCCAACTACAAAGTTCGTTCGTTCACCCAATCCTTCTGTCCGTAGCCCAAACTGCAAATTTAATTTTTCTTTTGTCAAAGGTTGTTTAAACAATGTTGAATGTGCAGATATTGATGTAAAGTTTGTTTCATGCACACTCTCAATTTCCCTTGCTTGGAACATATCTAACAGGTCTTCAGTTTTAGAGTTTAAAACCGAATCCATATTATCATTGATAGACCCTTTAATACAAGAAAAAATTGAAGGAGTCCCTATAAATAGGTCATTTACCCTGTTCTGGAATGTCGTTGTAAAAAAGGCCGCATCGCCCTTTTCCCACTTCTGTCCCTTCACTTCATAAATGACATAGGTAACTTTATCAAATTCCTCTTCCGTTGTCATTATTTTGATAGATTCGGTTAGACCTGAATCGACATTGTAAGTTAACGCCTCAGCCTTCCAGCCGGAAGCATCATCTTCCCGGTGCCATTGAAATTGAGGGTATTTTTGTTTTAAAGCGTACACTTCGCTTTCGAACTCTTGTTTAGTTGCAATCTCTTTATTTATTTCTCTAGCGAGTACAGACCAATCACCTATGTCTAAATCCTTATCTTCTTGTAACAGTCCGACCAATTTGACTATATCTGGTTTAGTTTCTGCCACAATCGTACTATTCCCAATTAAAATCACCATCAAACCAAGAAATACTATGTATATTAACATTTTTTTGTTTATATTATACATGTTGAATTCCTCCCCTCTTTATGCATTATTACCATAAGGAGAGAAATCATACTTCGAGTTTTCCGACAATTAGTGATACCTTCCAACTTGCAGAGGTAGGCATGGCGAATAAAAGAGTAGGATCGTATTTTGCTATAAACAAAGTCTTACAGCTTATCAGTCATCACTGAACATATACGGGAGCTGGTTTGCAAACCCCAGGTAGTCAAGGAAGAAATTACTCACAACCGAACCGATGGCAACCGTCAATAAAATATATAAGACCCTGGCCTTGATGACCGAATTCGATCTTAACATTTTATCAAAATGTAATGCCTGTAGAGCCCACCAGGTAACTGCAATGAAAAACAAATGTGCAATTATTCCTGTTAAAGCCTGCTGTCCCATTGCTGAAAACATGTACATACCTCCTAAAAGACACCCGTCTTCCATTCTAACACAAAACCCCTTCATATTTGGAATATAAAAGGAAGAATTGCAAAATATCTTTTTAAAACTGTAAATAGAGGCTTGGTCCAATGGAACAAGCCTCTATCTACTTGCATTATATCATTTACTTGAAATAAAGTCTGTAAAATCACCAAATTGTTCATGAATAAAATCGAAGGCAATATTTGGAACAACCCCCAACAGTACGGTGCCGATTGCACAAATGATCAGGACGGCGGAAACACCTGAGCGAATCTTTAAGACCTTGTCTGAATGAACCGGCCGGAAAAAGACCTGGACCAATAACCCGAAGTAATAAACATAGGAGACGATGGTGCCTGCAATCATGATTCCGGCAAGGACGAAATGGCCTGGCTGCGTAATGAATGTTCCGAGGAAAATATTCAGTTTGCCAATGAAACCGGTCGTCCCCGGAATCCCCGCCAATGAAAGGATATAGATGGTGAATGCAACCGCCAGAAAAGGAGATTTCCTTCCTAATCCCGCAAGCATGCCAATATCGTCTGAACCGCTGTGGCTGGAAAGTAGTTGAATGACGGCAAATACGCCGATGTTCATCAATACGTATGCCAGTAAATAATACCAGATTGTATCCACAAGGAAATATCCTCCGCCCAATGTAGCCACAGCCACAAGAAGGTATCCCGCATGGGCAATGCTTGAATAGGCAAATAATCGTTTTAGATTTTGCTGCCTTAAAGCTACCACATTACCGATGATGATGGTCAGACCTGCCATTGAAGCTATATAGCCATCATTTTTTTCCAAAAAGTCGAGTGCCCCGAAGGCATCGCCGGGAGCGGTCAGGAACAAGGAAAGAAAAATGCGCAATAATATGACAAAACCCGCCATTTTCGAAATGACGCTTAAGAAGGCAGCCACAGGTGTCGGTGCCCCTTCATAAACATCCGGCGCCCACATATGAAAGGGAGCGGCGGCAATCTTGAAGGATAAACCGACAAAAACCATGAAGAATGCGAGACCCATGATATATTGCAGCTGTCCGTCCGTCATTCCAGCCATCGTCCGGCTCATCTCGCCCAGATTGACCGAACCCGTCACCCCATATAAATAGCTCATTCCGAATAAGGTGATCGCCGTGGATATACCGCCGTTAATCACATACTTCATCGATGCTTCATTAGCTATACGATCGCGTTTACGTATTCCAACCAATATATAAGATGAAAGTGAAAGCAGCTCCAGTCCGACAAACAGGGTTATTAAATCGCCGCTTGAGGACATGATCATCGCACCAAGCAAAGCGGTCAGGAACAGATAATAAAATTCACCCCGATGCTCTCGCAATCCTTCTTTCGGTTCATATCCTTCCGCGAGAAGG
This genomic stretch from Peribacillus muralis harbors:
- the murA gene encoding UDP-N-acetylglucosamine 1-carboxyvinyltransferase, translated to MEKIIVRGGKRLSGTVKVEGAKNAVLPVIAATLLASDGKSIIKDVPTLSDVYTINEVLRNLNADVAFHDNQVTVDASRELLEEAPFEYVRKMRASVLVMGSLLARNGRARVALPGGCAIGSRPIDQHLKGFEAMGAKVKVGNGFIDAEVEGRLKGARVYLDFPSVGATENIMMAATLAEGITVLENVAKEPEIVDLANFLNKMGAKVRGAGTGTMRIEGVDKLYGVEHNIIPDRIEAGTFMTAAALTGGNVLVQGAVPEHLTSLIAKMEEMGVKILEEEDGLRVIGPKTLKAIDIKTMPHPGFPTDMQSQMMALLLRADGTSMITETVFENRFMHVEEFRRMNANIKIEGRSVIVNGPTNIQGAEVAATDLRAAAALILTGLVADGITRVTELKHLDRGYVNFHGKLAALGADVERINEDVPAETKKIADLNA
- a CDS encoding DUF1146 family protein; the protein is MFSAMGQQALTGIIAHLFFIAVTWWALQALHFDKMLRSNSVIKARVLYILLTVAIGSVVSNFFLDYLGFANQLPYMFSDD
- the nuoN gene encoding NADH-quinone oxidoreductase subunit NuoN; amino-acid sequence: MDWNTMLSYDWGAMMPEFIILGTTMALSILDLFWPVHFNRRKLAWLALTGIILAGLSLVSLFSFETVSILSDTFRLDSFAKAFKLLLLIGAGLIILLAEGYEPKEGLREHRGEFYYLFLTALLGAMIMSSSGDLITLFVGLELLSLSSYILVGIRKRDRIANEASMKYVINGGISTAITLFGMSYLYGVTGSVNLGEMSRTMAGMTDGQLQYIMGLAFFMVFVGLSFKIAAAPFHMWAPDVYEGAPTPVAAFLSVISKMAGFVILLRIFLSLFLTAPGDAFGALDFLEKNDGYIASMAGLTIIIGNVVALRQQNLKRLFAYSSIAHAGYLLVAVATLGGGYFLVDTIWYYLLAYVLMNIGVFAVIQLLSSHSGSDDIGMLAGLGRKSPFLAVAFTIYILSLAGIPGTTGFIGKLNIFLGTFITQPGHFVLAGIMIAGTIVSYVYYFGLLVQVFFRPVHSDKVLKIRSGVSAVLIICAIGTVLLGVVPNIAFDFIHEQFGDFTDFISSK
- a CDS encoding YwmB family TATA-box binding protein — translated: MYNINKKMLIYIVFLGLMVILIGNSTIVAETKPDIVKLVGLLQEDKDLDIGDWSVLAREINKEIATKQEFESEVYALKQKYPQFQWHREDDASGWKAEALTYNVDSGLTESIKIMTTEEEFDKVTYVIYEVKGQKWEKGDAAFFTTTFQNRVNDLFIGTPSIFSCIKGSINDNMDSVLNSKTEDLLDMFQAREIESVHETNFTSISAHSTLFKQPLTKEKLNLQFGLRTEGLGERTNFVVGTPIITFEY